From the genome of Candidatus Bathyarchaeia archaeon, one region includes:
- a CDS encoding dTDP-4-dehydrorhamnose 3,5-epimerase family protein, with amino-acid sequence MLPGIAIRPLRRFSDERGFFAELIRSDWIDLINGDRILQANLSMTYPGVVRAWHRHGRGQVDYFAVVGGALKLCAYDDASKELDEIIATARDPSIIRVPGHYWHGFKAIGDEPALLVYFVNRLYDYGDPDEVRRPWNDPAILPRSINGDEGDPRVGKPWDWFAPPHR; translated from the coding sequence ATGCTCCCGGGGATTGCAATAAGGCCATTGAGGAGGTTCTCCGATGAGAGGGGCTTCTTCGCCGAGCTCATCAGATCGGATTGGATCGATCTGATAAATGGGGATCGGATCCTGCAGGCCAATCTCTCCATGACATACCCCGGCGTGGTTAGGGCTTGGCATAGGCACGGGAGGGGCCAAGTGGATTATTTCGCGGTCGTGGGAGGCGCCTTGAAGTTATGCGCCTATGACGATGCCTCCAAGGAGCTGGATGAGATCATCGCGACGGCCAGGGATCCATCGATAATCAGGGTGCCGGGCCATTATTGGCATGGGTTCAAGGCCATCGGGGACGAGCCGGCCCTATTGGTTTATTTCGTCAACAGGTTATACGATTACGGGGATCCCGATGAGGTTAGGAGGCCTTGGAACGATCCGGCCATACTCCCGAGATCCATCAATGGCGATGAGGGGGATCCGCGCGTTGGAAAGCCTTGGGATTGGTTCGCCCCGCCGCATAGGTAG